aaatatttgcctAGGCTCGGTATAtttacagcttacactactctgctattctcagcagctcggcctcctagCAGCACACTAGcggagaatagcagagtagtgtaagagctGGTGTGCTATCAGGTGCCaaagctgctgggaatggcagtaAATCTTACATACATtgttctgccattctcagcagcctctgtgtaagcagtgtgaatGTTGCCATCCTGCTGTCAcattagagcagtgtaaggagggctgcCGGCGCTTCTGCATCCAGACAATTGTAGACCGGCACtggcccaggggttggggaccactctTCTAGAGGAACtggtgtgtttatatatatatatatatatatattagtgtggttCCTCCCAACAGCTTGTACATCACTACAAGACATGTCAACAGGTTAAACGCTGAGCAAGAGCATGCTGTAGCGGTGACATGTTGTCAAATTATCCAATACTTGTGGATAAGTTAATGCACATTTCAAtaccgtatatacttgagtataggTTGATCCGGgtataagccaaggtacctatttttaccttagaACACAGGAAAAATTCTaaaattgtggaattggagagagtgcagagaagggcaactaaactaataaaaggaatggaggagctccgctatgaggagagattagctgaactgaatctattctcccttgagaagagacatataaggggatatgatcaccctgtattatataaatggtccatatagagaactctcttcccaattattgactttaatatcattacaaagaacaagagggaaatCTTTGCGtcagaaggaaaagaagtttaagctctggataaggaagggattcttcactgtaaggtgtgtgaaaatgtggaatcggctccctcaggaagtagtttcagcaactactatagattgctttaagaaaaagctagatgatttctagacgcacagaatataactgtgaattaaagctttaaagtaaagataacagagactgttgattcagggatcTGATTGTCTCAGGAAATCACAAAGGAATCCCCCCGATTTCCTGAAAgacttgtctttttttcaacctgacttactatgtaacaaaaCCTACCTAGGCAGGCGAcctgtcagagcctccagcaacaTTAGTGTCATCACCAATCTACCTAGAATCATGGGGCGATTTTTACTTCTGATCATCAATCCAATAAAACCACTTGATTTTTACCTTGGATTCTAAAACGAAATTCTCCAAAGATTGTATGCAACCATTGGTTGGTTGGGATACCAATATTTATGTCCTACTTTCCAACACTCTTCTTCAATTTGTACCCTTGTATGTGGTCAGCACTGTTCTATAGCCAGCCAATCCTTTCTAGGTCTTGATGATATTATAGTTGTTTAAGCTGTTTTTCACAACAAGCAACTACGTAGATTTTGTTTGACTGTTTGTATAATTGTTTATGGCAGTTGACTTTGTTATAGTTGAACATGCTATTTCAAAAGTGTTTTCAGTACTAAAAGACTGAATCATTCTCCTGATCCAACATAACTTATTAATCACAATCCACTATATGCCTGAATATGAAAGCCGCAGCCTTTGATTTTAGGGTAAttaggtaattttaaaaatacgCATATACTTGACgtggaaatatttattatttcagatcTTGTTACAGAGGAGCAACACAAATGCAGAGTTTTTTGATCAGTGGTATTTCCTCTGGCGGTCAtgctctgcaaaacaaaaaaaaatgttttagatataaTGTTTTCCATACAAAATTCTTACAGGTACAGGCAACTTGTAGAGATCAAGACAGGTCAGAGAATCTTTTGTCCTGCTCCTAGGAATAAAGAGCAGTTTATTGCATGCACAATTTTTAACTTGCAAATTGTGTTTgcatacaagtaaaaaaagtatgcaatgaaaaacaaaatcagtgtTAAAGAATAAGCATGCAATTGATCTCAATCTCAGCTCTAATACCGATGAATTGCTTTAATCAGAACATACAGAGTTTAGAATTCTAAACCTGGTGACTGCATACATTGCACAACCTCGATGAGGAGCTGGCCACCTGTGTTTGGcaggactaaggctacgtacacacgtcagatgattctcagagAATCTGATGTGCACAACGGCCATCCAAtctgtcctggcgaatccacggatAACggaaaataaacaactgcaattGAAATAAGTAAAGGTAGGAGAGCGCAGGGGGGTcccgctcgcttgttctcccctctccatagaacagaacagcactgtatatacagtgctcattcattcactATTCGTTCTTAAATTGTCGGAAgcagtcgtgaaagatcctttcaaactaCAAAAATCTAACGCGTGTACACAGCCTAAAAGTATATAACATCCACCCTAAAACAAAAGCTGTCTTCCTCACTCCTCCCAGATATTGGGGATGGCAGTTGTGAACACCATCCAATCCCAGAATTTGAAAGCCTTcttattaaacaaaacatacatttccaCCTTAACATGGTGCCATTACATAACAttaggtaatataaaataatttatttagcaaTGTACATCTTGCAATGTAGTGTCAATAGTTGTAAAGCCACTTACTGAGGTGATCATATTCCCAGATGTAGCTCAAAGTGATATAGCCAACAAGCACCATGGCAATTCCTCCAATGCCTCCCTTCTTCACATTAATGTATTTGTTAACATATCTATCATgacctaaggaaaaaaaaaaaacgaaacatTATACAGAGACAAGGAAAACAATCCTCAGCAGAAAAACTGTAAATCTCTAGAACACCATATACTAATTGCTACATGCTTTGAGCCTCTATTAGGATAGGAAATCATCTATATTAACATTCTGTACTATACATTGTTTAATGACATGACTGATAGACAATCATTAAATGAGGAATATACCCCACATATTTCTGTGCACATAAATCTAAATTTGTAGTTTAGTTTACATATATTCTGTCTCTATAGTATGCCTATTAATCCTGTTAGCATTTTGATAAGGcagctgcagcaatcaagactgatTAGGAGCGCAGactctcccgggatacctatgtcacgcatcccggaaggctgtgggtgctccttctgcgcatgcccggagatcagctctctttttttccctctttgcccgagctcgggcatgcacagtgggctacgttacctgatcttgcacctgcacagtgcaagatggggtgacggAGCAAGAAGAGAAGACGACggaaaaaaagaattaggatGGCGGCACCATAGGATGACGCAGGAGCAGATTGAGGGAGagtccagcgccattgaggggtctgcgggattaaagttaaagctaagtgtcattttttattttcagtttagctcCACATTGTGGCCCAAGAAATTAGAGCCACAGTAGGCTGACCCAACCTCATCCTCCTAGCACTGCCTAGTCTAAGTGCTGATATAAATTTATTGCAAGAGTCCGATACCACATTATATTTAAATCTTTACACTAGCTGCAATTGAacgtaaatgtatttttttatatgcttacATCATAGCTTTATTATCACTTGCAGTTACACATTTCCTTACTGCCAGGAAGATTTATAGATGACAAAATACAAGTGTTTTACATACTAACCCCTTTTCACTGCAGACCAAATCCCATTTGGAGTGAAATTACAAGTGGCAATCCAGCCGGGCAGCTGACCAACTTTTACATCCAGAAGTCTCTTCTCTgccaaagaaactaaaaaaaaacaaacaaaaaaaaaagttatttgttaaaaatttacacacaatttacacagaaaagttttaaaacaaataattgtcTTTGTCTCGTTTTAACTTTCATAATTATCTAATTTTacctacaagaaaaaaagaaaagcaaaaagctgcaaactgtgtcatattttggatatattttatcaGCAGATAAAGAGACACATATAGTTACGtagttaggttggaaaaaaagacgcaagtccatcaagttcaaccactagggaaataaacatatcccagatataaaaccctatggacatagctggtccagaggaaggcaaaaaaaccctggtacaatttgctccaacagggagatcggatgttccctgagagccgattccacattttcacagaccttacagtgaagaatcccttccttatccagagcttaaacttcttttcctccagacacaaagagtgccctcttgttctttgtaacaaccAAAGTCTCTTGTTTTCTAAGTACTTACACTGAGGTGTCACAGTGGGAATATACTTTCCCCATTGATCCCCATAGGTGACATGTCAGCCAGCTAGAGGAACCACAATGTGCAGCTATTCCACACCTCAAAGTGATGTGATTGCAGCACCTACTTCTCTCTGACAGAGGGACAAGGTCAAATAAAGTGAACTAATCACATTCACCAACTACTGGTAATGTGCACCACCCTACACATGTCTGCAAGTCACTGTCAGGTCTTGGATGTAAAGAATTTTATCCATTTAGGATTAAGgcccaacttttttttctataataaaatagtgAAGACTTGACATTTTTGTATGTGGCCAcattagggacatttttttttcctactttctgTCTCTGAGATCCATGCAAGAAATAAAAGGGGAGGTCATTATGGGACACAGATAGAAATTAACATACTAGGCTCATCAGACAAAGTTTTCAAAGTTTTAGATAAAAATCCTTTAGCCATGTGACAGTAATTGTAAATTTCATtggacttttttaaaattaagtatCCTTATTTTGGGTGTTAGTTTCTTTAACTGAGATTATTATCAGAAGTCTAAATTCTCCCCAgcgcaccaccaggcacttttcaacAACCGCCCGGctttttttgggtagttactgatgagttgggtcataatacaggggggctgccacccacctacaatttcttcccacccagctcaaaaaacatttctgggttgagcaccgAGTCCCAAATCTTCTACTGCTAATAAGGAGGTCAccaagcaataaaaactttagtGAGGCTCTAACCTTCACCCTGACAAAATACAATTCGGGATAGACAGCTCCTCATGTGACGGGGTTGTATCAAACTTTGTCCTTCACAATTCATTGACAGATGCACTTGACCTGTAGCTGACCTTCTAGTGAATTTTCAGACTGCAACCCATCTGCATGAACAAAATCCCATCACCACTATCAGGAGAAGCTCActataagctgcgtacacacaagcaataattatcgttggaaacaaacgactaacaacTGTTCGTCTGATAGGTGCACAACGACGCAAATGAAgaaggattgttgctggaaacaaacgaccgtcctggcggatctgattgggcgaggattgtttgctatctattgtgtgtacggtcattcagtgatcgtggattgttctgcgatacactttctcctgtacacgtcactttctgcatcgttcaaacgatcgtatcctagtgtgtgtacattattggtggattatatttaaacgatcgtatccttacagcatgtacagaattgtgcacaatacaattgttcaaaatagtcgtgcataatcgttgatctgtcgatttctaacgacaattattgcacctgtgtacctagcTCTACATATTACCATCTTTGTAATagaattttaccaaaatattgtaATAGGAGGGTCTGTCTATACTATCTTACCAGAGCAGCCATCAGGTCacagacgtataaggggggatatgatcaccctgtataaatatataaatgctccatatagagaactctcttccccattttgagatcattacaaaggacaagagggcgctctttgtgtctggaggaaaagaagtttaagctccggataaggaagggattcttcactgtaaggtctgtgaaaatgtggaatcggctccctcaggaagtagtttcagcaactactatagattgctttaagaaaaagctggatgatttctagaagcacagaacataactggggattaaggctttatagtaaaaataacagtgactgctgatccagggaacatccgattgcctcatggaaaggaacaagtttttttttgccttcctctggaccaactatgtccatagggttttatatctgggaaatgtttatttcccgagtggttgaacttaatggacttatgtctatgtAACTTGTCAGTAGAtcttgtaagctcttctgagcagggtcctctcctcctcctgtgtcactgtctgtatctgtctgtcatttgcaacccctatgtaatgtacagcgctgtatactatgttggcgctttacaaatcctgttta
The Pyxicephalus adspersus chromosome 7, UCB_Pads_2.0, whole genome shotgun sequence genome window above contains:
- the ATP5MF gene encoding ATP synthase subunit f, mitochondrial, yielding MADKAVSLAEKRLLDVKVGQLPGWIATCNFTPNGIWSAVKRGHDRYVNKYINVKKGGIGGIAMVLVGYITLSYIWEYDHLKHDRQRKYH